Proteins encoded in a region of the Tachyglossus aculeatus isolate mTacAcu1 chromosome 25, mTacAcu1.pri, whole genome shotgun sequence genome:
- the UBE2W gene encoding ubiquitin-conjugating enzyme E2 W isoform X2: protein MASMQKRLQKELLALQNDPPPGMTLNEKSVQNSITQWIVDMDGAPGTLYEGEKFQLLFKFSSRYPFDSPQVMFTGDNIPVHPHVYSNGHICLSILTEDWSPALSVQSVCLSIISMLSSCKEKRRPPDNSFYVRTCNKNPKKTKWWYHDDTC from the exons AAACGGCTGCAGAAGGAACTTCTGGCTCTGCAAAACGACCCTCCGCCGGGGATGACTCTGAACGAAAAGAGCGTGCAGAATTCCATTACGCA GTGGATCGTGGACATGGACGGCGCGCCCGGCACCTTGTACGAAGGGGAGAAGTTTCAGCTCCTATTTAAGTTCAGCAGCCGCTATCCGTTCGACTCTCCTCAG GTTATGTTCACCGGCGACAATATCCCGGTCCACCCTCACGTGTACAGCAACGGCCATATCTGTTTATCCATTCTGACGGAGGACTGGTCCCCGGCCCTGTCGGTCCAGTCCGTCTGCCTTAGCATCATCAGCATGCTGTCCAGCTGCAAAgaaaag AGACGGCCACCGGATAATTCTTTTTATGTACGAACGTGTAACAAGAATCCAAAGAAAACAAAATGGTGGTATCACG ACGACACTTGTTGA